The Phragmites australis chromosome 1, lpPhrAust1.1, whole genome shotgun sequence genomic interval CAGGTCTGCTCGGGAGTCGCCGTCCAGCTCCAAATTGAAGGTCCAACTCGTTGACGATCGAGAGCTAGCTATCCCTATCCTTGCATATATGGTTTTGATGGATCCGCGCCTGCCTAGCTAGCTCTCAGTTGACCATCGATCGCGCCATCTTGTTTGTTTCTAATTTCTACATCTTAATTTTCTTAGATAGATCTAGTATTATATATTTGATCTTGATGCTTGCATCTTGCCTAGACTAATTCATAATGATAGATCGATTGTGTTAAGGACGAGGAACCAAGTCAATGCATGGATGCTGCACTAATACTTTACATATGTACTCTCTCGGGTTATGAATACTTGTCACTTTAATTAAGACTcggttaaacttttaaaatattgacTATCAACCAGCCCTAACTATAtgcggcatgcatcgctcaacacgacggtactagaactactcccggagcaaactagtaacatttacaagcccgcccactgATACCGTCGAtattcaggccccacaaagccacagctgcgaaggtattcggctcgtcttaccattagatcggtatgtgatgagtaaggtaagtgctaaagccaactacccgacgatcggccttaaacgatgcaagcgacCTACGGTGTCTAGGTTCCCTTCCAGAATTACCCCCAGACTTttcttgagggcagatgacacccctaataccgctcacatctcgtctcatactcaccactcaaccaactataacaacctcaaccatgtatttgtgcgacaaaagtaaatcctatgctcgcgaacaacgagAAACGTCGTtgtttgacttctaccgaaagacctaagcatggccaagcatataagtcgaacttgtacctagacataacctcatctcaaagctacaaggaaCGTGGACGAACAAGtcatcaaggtagaagaatgcaattggcgtaggttctacccacttgttcccgacatcgactccctatacatgAAAACCTATAcataaacataatttatcaatatttagacttcttTCAGTTCAACTGACAAgtttcaatatgatagatgcttgccttgctgttcaggtggctgTCCAAAATGTCCCTCGCTCTCCTGGATCTCCGGCTCGATGTTCTAtaaaaagaataacacgtgcaatgtaataagtatgaataaagtgcaacaatgcatgccataagattcgcaaaaaaagttgaaagtgcaaacatgcgaacTAGAataaaattgggactcaaaccaatttgaaaagttaccgaaagtgcggaacctccgaacatatgcggactattcgtaaaattatgcggaacatccgAACACTGCGTAACTCAGGtaaactccggactatccggagaattctccggatactccggacatatgcggaccctCCAGACTTTTGTCCGGACACTCCGAACCTGGGCTGAAAATATGTTTTCGATGATTCGTCGATCGATTtaactccaaacttgaatctatgctatATACTCCTGCGCATATACCATATCAAGGGTTCTATACTAACTTTGGTGCGAAACCTCCAcacttttgcggactatccgcacttttatacggatactccgcactgcccaaaacttctctaattttgggaaaaaattgtCAAATCGAATTACGATCTTTTTCaaactaaagaggaacatgtttgagatgatTTATGGAGTTTAGAATTCAcacatcaacctagcaactcgattcctaactcaaatctcatctaaatcctcgttttggtccaaaacctaaAAAACTCATAAACTTTACTAAAACTagaaatcgatcaaccaaataacgaattcttgccatgggaagcctaagagacttacacAAGAtacttgtggagttgggtgaccatcaggaagtggaggaaatggagggaaatcaaagaactccggtgttccttgtgtttcaactaagaacaccaaaagacatcaaatccaacTCGAATCTTttgagaaaacgaaaatgaattgaatggatgagtagcttatgagctctagaatgcaatggtaccacatgcataacttcaatccttcacttgagctcggattttggaagaaatggagagagggagtgagagggagagggagctcgggtggggagtgagaggagcaggtgggagagagagagggggcaggTGGGCTGCCCTTTTGGAGTGGAGGAGGTGTGGGGCCgagtgggtcccacatgttagagagaaagaggtccaTTTTAATTGCGACTTTAattttttctctcccgaatttctttctctcatctaattAATTTCAAACAAAGTACTCTAGTGCgctaaaataatttacctaaaaaatagttatgatgttaatgatgcatgattaagtttaatcacgtgattatggaatttaggATGTGACATACACTCATACCTATTATCAAGGATATTTTGGTCCAtattcttcttcattcatcggacgaccGCGACAcattcatgacttagcttcgtctcgatgcaagcttcatgatggtgaCATGTATTTCTCCAATCCTCGCATGATTTTAAGGTCAAACCACGAAACTCTCTGCACGCTTCTTAAAGTGTGAtacgccacttgcttacacattAAGCAAGAACTCTGATgtcaacacgtgtactccatcttgcgatcctgaccgccgataagtctctctcgctcccaaTCTCTCGGGTCGTCTTTGTTACTTGTACTGACATCCCTTTCActtaactttatcaacacaccgtctttATCCATCTTCCAAGCTtttcttgacctccatgtgtaccgctagaatcacccttgactctgcctgacctccttgatcgtccggcaccaagcaccccacctGACCCTGATCACCCGCTGTCGActgccaagttacatccatcacctgcacacaataagacaagcaaacacatatctccaactccatatGCAGTTCGTCCATAATCATAATGctcaattgaaaactcaaatcaactcagagcacattccaatcaaaatttaaattctGCTCAAATATGGACTCTTCGAAGAAAAGAGCGAACACTCCATAAAAATACGGTCACTCCACAAAAGCAAACACAAATAGTAGGCACGCACACCCTGCTCTGGTAGTCCAGCATGCCCCGTCCTATCACTGAACGCCATCACACTCATCTCCGAGATCATCCCGTAGCGTTAAATgctataggttaaattactGCGCCACCATATCTATCCACGAACTTGCTCGTCGAAAGAGAGCGTATGAGGAAAGGATTAAATATGATTTGATAGATTAATTAAGTACCTACTTGCGACCGACCAGTCTCCTGATGGCTCATGGTAAGGCTGATTGCAAAGTGACCGGGGACTGTTCGCAAAATGAGACCATGATCTCCAGAATATCTATCCGCCGATTGGTAATTGGCAGCGTGATGCCCCCACTTAATGGAAGCACCTCTTAATTATTACACCGACACATGTTTTCTtcttatgatgatgatgaaatgCAAATCAGCCCATAATGTAAGGAAAGACGAAGAAATGGGCCATGACTTGCTGCAGAGAATGAGCTCACCAAATGGGCCCCAGCTGTCTGACATCACCTGGACCAAAAAAAGGGCGCCGAAATTAATCACTCGCGCGCCTCAAACCCTAATCCCCAaatcgtctctctctctccctctctccacggCGGCGGGCGTTGGACGGGGATTGGGGATTTGATCAGCGGCGCAGCAGGCGGCGGCCCCTCGGTCGGGTGGCCATGGCAGGGCAGTCCGACCCGCACCTCTCCATCTTCTCGCCTTCCGAGGTAACCAACCCCTTCGATCCATCTAGAAATGCGAGATTGTCAGAGCCGACCTGATTCTTTGGATAGATCCTATCTACAAATGCAAAATTTCTTCGATGGCTGTTATGTGCCGCAGGTGGAGTTCGTGGCGGAGGATGAGATCGTCGAAATCGTCCCCAACATCCGCATGGACGCTCTCAACATGATCTGCGTGCGTGCGTCCGTCCAATACACCTCTTCGCCAATACACCACTCTATCTGTTTCATTGGTGGATTTTTCGCCAATTTTGCTTCTCAGATGATCACTTTTGGCTGACACTATAGTTATCCTCACTCCCGCCGTGTAGGGGGATTTTGGGCCCTTCTTCCCGCAAATTCCGACCAAGGTGCCTCTATGGCTTGCAGTGGCGCTCAAGAAGCGTGGAAAGTGCACCATCCGCAACCCTGAGTGGATGACTGTTGGTGAGGGCTCACGTTCTTCCTTGTTTATGTTGCTTAGTTTTCTCGCACCTTCTGCTGAAGCATATATCATTGCTACCTGTGTGGAAGCAGACCTTactttgtttcaattttttagGCATGGAACAACCTATGGGATGAATTGCCTAGCTATTGCATTTTTTAAGAAATCTCTTATGTTTGCACGTTTTTCTACTTTAATTCACTATCTGGTGGAACCGGTACTCTACTACCGTTTATTTTTGGTATTTGAGCATTACTTGGTTGCCCATGTAACTAGTCATATGTTCATGGTACTGAAGCCTGACTCTTTTTGGCCCTTATCTGTtggttttcttttgttgctaGGCCGTTTGACACAGGTATTGGATGCAGAAAGAGAGTCACCTAGAGAATTTCAGCCATTACCATTACACTATATTGAAATAACTAAGCTTCTGTTTGATCAGTAAGCATCCATATCAACTGCCTGACCCCATTTCTTCTATAGTAAGAAACTGTGAAAACTTATAATATTTCTCTCCCGTTTTTGCTGCAGTGCTCGTGATGACATCTCAGATGCATACTTGGTGAGCTCTAAGCAATCTCAGTAGAAATTTGTGATGTCTAGTCAGAGCTGACCTTGTTGACAAATTGCTAACTCTTAGTTGTGACACAGGTCAGATCTTTGATTGAGGACATCAGAGATGTTCGATTCCATAAGGTTGAGACTGGATTAGAGACAATATCTGGACGTACTCATGCTGTCAAGGtatgtttttatttctttagatTCTGGCCACTGAATCTGTTATGGATAGAATATTTGGGATCAAGTATCAGAGGAAAAGAAATATGAAGAAAGTCTCAGATCTGCCTGGATCAGCAGCCAAGTCGGATTCTGCTGAACATATAGCTGGCTGAGATATGCATATTACTATTCCTAGCATAGTTAGATTAGTATCTCTCTTTCCTAGTACAGGTCAGAGTCCTTGCTATCTATGTACCAGAGTCAATTAGCTATTATGTATCAGAGTTGGTCTGTTATTCCGGTGCCTAAACTATAAAGGCTACCCAAGGGCCCTCGTATTGGTCAAGCAATAATATAGTAAATGGTTTTGCCCACCAAATTGGCTCCGATCAGATCCTCTAATTGCCTGGGAGAAGCCCGGCAATTTAGATAGAGGGCGGTCTGCCCTATCTTACCTCTGTACGCCATATTAGAATCAATTGCATTTCTTGGTTTTTCAGATTCTGCGCCGGTTACTATTGATTGCATGTGGTTTCGATTTCCCTTCATCTGCATTTCCTACTAGTCTAGCAAATTTGATCCTTTGTTGATCAGACACCAATAATACCTTATGCTTCTTTTTTCCATTCTCACAGCTCAAAAATCTCTCTGCAATGGAAGTGAATATTGTCCGCCCTTTCATGGTGAGAACTTTGCAGGCATTCTATAAGCATGATAGCCCACAGATGATTCAGCAAGCAGATAATTCAGGGAGCAGACCAACACCAGTTGCAGACCGTGGTCCAAGAGTAAGCCTTCACCTTTTTAGATATGGTTTTTGCTTGCTTATGGGTACAATGAAGTGTTTGTTTTCATCAAAGTATTGATGTTGCACATAACAATTGCATATCAGAAAGTTGGTACAAATTGGCTGCACAGCACGGAATTGGTTTAACTTTGTTTATTTGGTGTGCCAATATGTTTCACAATAGCTTAATGCATACAGGCTTTAAGCAGAAAGAAGTCCTAGTATTTCCTATCTGTTTTCGAAAATCATGATCTTGTTagcattttttaaataaatctgTTCTCAAATCCATGATCTTTTAACAGTAATGACATGATTTGTCAGGAAAAGTTCCATGTCATGAACTCActgttcttcctttcttttccttttgcagAGAGATCTAAGGCGCAGGTAGTAAGCATGATATGCATGGGCCTATCATTTGTCTTTGCAAATTATTTACTCCATATCTGTGGATTGCAGTTTGTGGAGGTACTTGCATTGCTTTCTTGTAAGGTTCTGTATGTTATACACACTAGCTAAGTATGTGCTTGAATCTTTCAGACAGTAATGGCAACTTTGCATCCTAATCTACCTATTTTAGGACTATTCTATCTGACCTGCAATGACAATCATCTGTCACAAATAGAAGATACTATCTCATGTATTTCAAGATGAATATTATCTGCGCCATGTATTTCAGGCGTGATACGAATCACCTGACTATCTTATCGTCTCGTGTTTGTATACAACCTGTGATTTTTATTTAGGTGCTATCCTTGTGCGCTTAATGTTTGTCTAAGCAGCTTTGTTAAGCGCAAAAGAAATAGGCACCAGCTGATTCTTTATTATCGTCTGAACTGATCTCAggtttcaaattttttaattcatcaGAGAAGTGCTCATGTTTGGACAATGATGTCATTCCTTCTGTGACTATCCATCAACCATCAATTGTTCCCCAAGCTTGAATAAAGAAGTACAAGGGCTCACATCACATGGTTGCTCTAGCGCTGTTTGTGGGAGCTATTTCCCCAACTGACTACACAGTGGTTCCAACTTCGAAGTACCATTACATTTCTAGTCGGCCGCCCGGCCGTTGCGattcacattttcttttctgGAGAATTATGAGCTTGCTGATAGCTCTCATTGTGGCTAGCACTGATTAAAGATTCCAGACAAGACAGATTATGAAATGAGCAACGTGACAATatctaccttttttttttcctagcgCCGTCAGGGTTGACGAGGCCCGCCAGACCGTTGACTCCACGCGGCCGCGGCGCGCCGTCAGGGTTGACGAGGCACATCCCATCCCATCATCCACttgtttctctctcttgctcCTCTTCAAATAATCGCATTTTTTTTATTCGCTCAAATGAGTTACATAGGGCATCAAGCTGCAACTTGAgcaattgtttcttttttttaacggTTGACTAAAGGAGTGTGAATAATAAGATTTGGATCAACTGGCCGTTGGATTATTTGACGAGGCCCGCCAGACCGTTGACTCCACGCGGCCGCGGCGCGCCGTCAGGGTTGACGAGGCACATCCCATCCCATCATCCACttgtttctctctcttgctcCTCTTCAAATAATCGCATTTTTTTTATTCGCTCAAATGAGTTACATAGGGCATCAAGCTGCAACTTGAgcaattgtttcttttttttaacggTTGACTAAAGGAGTGTGAATAATAAGATTTGGATCAACTGGCCGTTGGATGTTTCGTATTTTGCATTGATGATGCTGGTAGCTGTATTATAAGCTATAACTTATAGTTTTTATTATGTATCGACATTCAAGTTTGTTTTTTTCAAATTGCTTATTGTTACTAGCAATATATGTGTTTCTCCAGTATATATATTATCGGGTGAAAATTTTCGACACCCATTACAGACACGGGTATACAACTATTTAAAGGTGGCCGCGTTGGCACAAAATTCTCCCTCGCTTTCTCCAGTCTCCAGCCCCCTCCCGCGAGATTTCGCCAATTTCTCGCCCCACCCTCTCTCTACAAATTCGCGAGGCCTCGCTGCGGATTCAATAGAGCGGGCCGGATGATGCTGCTCGCCAATGAGTTCGCCATCTCGGCGCGCCGGAGGGTGGTGCCGTGGGGGTTCCCGGCGCCGGTGGGCGAGCTGTGCCTGCGGACGAGGGCTGCTGCAGCCGAGGGGTTCGGGAGCCACAGCCACGAGAGCGACATGGATTGGCGATGCTCGTCAGCGAATTTCTGGAGAACGGCGGCAGCGCCGGCGGGGACTCGCGCGGCAGCAGCGACAACGAGTCCGGCCCCTCCGACCTCGCCGACAAGATCTCGGTATGCATACGCCCTCCCCCCCATGCTACTTCGCGTTTGCATCGTTAGTTTAAGTGTTGACCCAAAACAAACAAATTACTGCTTCTGAAGCTGCGATGTTGGTTGCTTTCATGTCAATTATGTCTCGTATTTATGAGATTGCTTGCCTGGTTGATCTGACTTTACTGGATCATCACGCTACAAAACAAAAAAGTACAATAAGCTCGCGGTCCTAGTTTACACCTCTGTCCTCAATTTCGAAATACACACTGAGATTTCTACAATCAGCAGTTTACTTGCACAACCTTAATTCTGTTTCAATTTGTTACATCACATTGTTATTGTCCACTGAATTGTAGGCACTAGTCAGCATATGTACAGGTGGCATTATGTTAGAATTGAACCCGACTACTATGATGCTTAGCGAGCGATGTCTCCAAAATTCACATATATGCTCACCGTTGAAAAAAACAGTCCATGCATCCTTTTTGTTTTCCTGCCGTAACCTTGTGCTAGTAACTTGTAAACTATTCACGTCCCAAACTACAAATTGGCCTGTTTGGCTTGTTACCTTTACTATGCATCAGTAGTCCTGTTACCCATATAAATGATTGGATAAGTAGTGTTGGATACCTGATAGATATGTATGCCATGTATGCCGGAACTGACATTCCATGCACCATGCTGTAGATGTACAAGCAAGGTGGAGATGAGAAAGAAAATGAGCTGCTGTCCATGGTCCACTCACTACTGTTCTCTATCCACGATTCGGAGCTTCAGGCTTTCAAAAGAGCTCAATGCAGTGGCAGTTGTATCCGCCATTTACTTGTGAAGCTCTTGAGATACTCAGGATATGATGCAGCAGTTTGCACATCCACATGGCAGGGTTTTGACAAGATACCTGGAGGTACTTGAGATGAGAGCTTGGATCCATACACGCTTAGTTCTGAGAGTCGTTCCACGATTTGCTCCACAAATCCAGCTGTGTGACTAAACTGTTTGTGTTTTCCCAATCAGGTGACCATGAGTACATTGATGTCATAACGGACAGTGATACTATGGGTCCAGAGCATCTGATCATTGATATGGACTTCAGGAGCCACTTTGAAATTGCCAGGGCAGTTGATTCTTTTGGCACCCTGCTGAATTCGTTTCCAGTGGTCTATGTTGGCACCCTTCCCAGACTGAAGCAGTTCCTGCATGTGATGGTAGACGCTGCAAAATGGTCCCTGAAGCAGAACTCTATGCCCCTTCCACCTTGGAGATCCTTGCCTTATCTCCAAGCGAAATGACACTCCAAGTATGAGAGGAAAGACTTGAATACTGAACAAGACTTGCACGACACAGCTTCAGATCATGCACTGTGCTTTGGGCACCTGAAGAGGCTGAAATCCTCCCTTCAGTCAGTACTTGATACCGGAAGATTGCTGATGATGCCAATCAATGCTGACAAGAAGAGGATGCCAAAGTTttagaggcggcggcggtgttcCCTTCTCAGTTCTTGATGGATTTCTATGTGCGCTCCTCTTTTGAGAGGTTTGGGAGTTTACAGATAAGGTGAAATAGGTGGTGGATACTAACAGGTCATGTGAGTGGAGGTAACATCCCAGGTTTTTTGAAGGCATATAAGAAAAACACAAAAATTCttttttgaatttggttttttGTTCTTTCAGCGAAGATGGATATGCCAGTGGTGCATCCCATGTACAATTGAGAGTTACCACAAAATCCCCCCACCCCCCCGGGTTATATTGATTTTTGGTCATAGAGTCGTTGTTCCCTTCAACTTGTTCATTTGGAGGATACCTCCCCCCTGTAGCAGAAGCTGATAGATACTGTTGATTCCCACTACTTTGTAATTGTAGACTGTACAAGTTGAATCATCCGCTGTTTCGAAAAGAAATACAGTATACGTTTTGCTTCATCTGGTTGTGCCGTCAAGATAAATGTTTGCAGTCAAAGTTGTGCCTACCTAAAAAAGGATGTTTGAAATTGTTTTAACCCATAGAAATTTACGTGGTTGCAATATAACCATCGGCCAGAAATAATAGGAGAATCCGATAATCATATCCCGACTTTAATATGTTCTTTGTTACAAAATTGCGCGAGAGAAGTCATGGTTGCAATCACAAAACTAAATATGCAGGCCAGGGAAGCAAGAGGTGGGATCCATGTGAGTTTGTCCATGAACAAAAAGCTAGATGGTTAGTGAATGAGCCATGTTACCGTCCCTAAGATGACTCTACTCTCAAATCTCAATAGGCACGACTTGGTTGCATCTCAGCACACTCTTGAATCTTGATCCCTTATAGCAAAGGTATCAGCAACCTGGAAATACATCAAAATGACAACGCCAACCATCAGCACAAGAAAGTAGACACATATCCTATTTTCACATGGTCAAGGAAGAAGTAAGAACCCAAGTGACAGCTCGCATAGCAAAAGAACTATTCATGCATCACAAATCCACTGCTGCAGGATTGCAAATAACTAATAGTATAAGAAGTAAACACATGATATCAAGGTTTCGTGGTGTAGTTGGTTATCACGTCAGTCTAACACACTGAAGGTCTCCGGTTCGAGCCCGGGCGAAGCCatactcttttctttttgttactCTGCGTCTGCGTCTGCGTCTCTGCGAGGTGAGACTAGTTTGAGCCCACCAGGTGGAGATTATATTAAATTTTAGTACAGTATATCCTTACTTTATAGAAAGAATTCTAAACAACATAGAAACTGCACAATAAGCTCATCCAAGACCTTCTAGCATCTCCCTCCCCTCCGGTGGCCTCCACCTCCCAACGCGGCCACCCAACGCGTCGAAGATGAACGGAGCCAAAAAGAACTCCTCACATCGAATCCGCAGAGCAACCTTAGATTTTGAAACGTCGCATGAACTGACACCTCCAGAGTAATCCGAGATGCCTGTAAACCGCTGAACGCATTTCAGCTATCGATGAACCAGACtcgaaagagagaaacaaactcGACAACTTCCACCTCAAAGCCAGCGAGAATAGAGATCTAATAGCAACCTCTGCGCCCATCAATACACAGACTAATGATCCAGAAACCTCCACCGCAAAGGGGATAAAAACACGAACACCCCATTATTCACCAACAAAAACACCAACACAAAACTCCCAAAAACAACCACACCAAAAACGCCCTGAAAAATCTTACAAACCAACCAACAAAATAGGATCAAACTACTACTATCTACCTACAAACTACACCAACCCAGCACCAATTGGCCGAATCCGCCATCTCTCGGATCAAACTACTACTATCTACCTGCAAAGATGCCCCCATTCTCCCCGCCCTCCCCATCCCGACTTGTGACTGTGGTAAGCCTGCCATGGTTCTTCAGTCGCTACATGAAGATAGTGCTGGTCATGCTTACTACGTGTACACGGACTATCGTATGAGTGTATATTTGTTATGAGTTAAGGTAGAAATATATGGCATTACTTTTGCTGACTTGACGTTTTAATAATTTTCAAGAGTGGGAGATGTGCTACTTCTTCCAATGGATTGATGGGTCCGAGATGTATGACTAGAGGATTCTGAAGATAAAACGGTTTAGTCAGTATCCAAAACCATATGACAAGTTTGTTCATTggtttcctcctccaccaaattCGTCAAAACTGATGGATAAAGAGAAGTGGGAATTAAGAATACACGTGTTACGGATCCTCCGTTGTGCAACTGCGGAAAGCGAAGCGTACTTTGTGAACCTTCTAGAGGGTCCTCTTACTTCTGCTGCAAAGGGGGATGACGAGGGTAAAAATTAGGTATAGTTACTTGTTTACAATTGTAATAAGGAAGTGTTATATGTTatataacatgtatcatatttttattagagAGGGAGGAGAGTAGTCATTGGGCCTTCCAAGCCCATTCATTATCTCTCTCCGCGTCTTCTCCTTCCTCGTCGCCGTCCATCTTTCGTCACCCACCTCCCCCTCTGCTCATCGCGCAGGCACCGCTCACAATCTGAATCTGCTAATCTAATTTCGGGTTTGCGGCAGGACCCCCTCCTCCCTCTTGGATTGGATGGCCACCAAATCatccctcctccctcccccatTCATCTCTTCCCGCCCGCAACCTCGCCCTTTCGCTCTCAACCTCCGCCGCACCAACCCCACCTTTTCGCTGCTCGCATGCGCCGCCGGGGACTCCGCGTCCACGCCGGCACCGGacggcaacaacaacaacaaccctCTCGCCGCGGTCATCGAGGTGCCCCGCACGCTCTGGCGCCGCACCCTGCAGCCGCTCGGGGACTACGGCTTCGGCAACCGCAGCGTCTGGGAGGGCGGCGTCGGCCTCTTCATGGTCTCCGGGGCCGCCCTgctcgccctcgccctcgcctgGCTCCGCGGATTCCAGCTACGCTCCCGATTCCGCAAGTACCAGACCGTCTTTGAGTTCACACAGGCCTGCGGGATCTGCGTCGGCACGCCCGTCCGGATACGAGGGGTCACCGTCGGCTCCGTCGTCCGCGTCGACTCTTCCCTCAGGAGCATCGATGCTGTCGTCGAGGTGCGCCTCTTCCCTTGCTTCCCTTCTACTACTAGTTTTCGCTAGTACCACTGCACTTGATATCAAAACCTTTGTTGCTTTCATACTACATGAAAATTGCATGTAATACTAGAACCATGAAAATAACATTTGTTTAATTCAATCCATACCCCTTCCCATAATTTGCCGCTTCCACAGCTTATTTTACTTGAATAAATATGAACATCTAATCCAATATATGATGCATCTTTCTACATTCTACCCAAGATCACAATTCTGTTCTAATTGTTAAAAGTAAACTTGGGCTAGAGTTGTTCACAGGGAGTTCTCTAAGTTGTTCATCATGGAAAAAAGCATCTAAAATCTAGTCCTGCCAGTAAACTTGTTACGATTTGATTTCAAACTGCCTCACCAAGCATTAGATCTATCAAATCTGGTAAATTAGATGTGGACAGCACAAACCTGATGCGCGGCCATCCTGAGTGTTAGGGTCAAATCCTCTGCATAAATGTTTTTCACTATTTACTTGGGACTTTGGACTTTTCGTTTCACTGCTGATGTCACAGGCCTATGACTTGTATGAAAGTACAACCTTCCAAAACGTTACATTGCCTTAATGCTTTCCCTCAGATGCTTCTAATTGA includes:
- the LOC133929753 gene encoding DNA replication complex GINS protein PSF2; the encoded protein is MAGQSDPHLSIFSPSEVEFVAEDEIVEIVPNIRMDALNMICGDFGPFFPQIPTKVPLWLAVALKKRGKCTIRNPEWMTVGRLTQVLDAERESPREFQPLPLHYIEITKLLFDHARDDISDAYLVRSLIEDIRDVRFHKVETGLETISGRTHAVKLKNLSAMEVNIVRPFMVRTLQAFYKHDSPQMIQQADNSGSRPTPVADRGPRRDLRRR